In Pedobacter heparinus DSM 2366, the following are encoded in one genomic region:
- a CDS encoding alpha/beta hydrolase, which produces MKKALKVLIAVILIGAIIYLSGPRPQHPIYNTDLPAVPEIARLDDYVRQLESKHKIKPGNEAEIVWADSSLKQQSEYAVVYLHGYTASKEEGNPVHYHLAKNIHANLYLARLADHGIDTVAAMEYSTADRLWGSAKQAYEIGKQLGKKVILVGTSTGGTLALKLAATYPEVYSLILISPNVRINDNLAFMLNNPWGLQIARIVIGGKERTSEEKKPEYAKYWYTSYRLESAVQLQELVETSMNKATFEKVKQPTLLLYYYKNEEEQDKTVKVSAELWMFDQLGTPARLKTKVAIPNGGDHVLGSYITSKDIPGVEGAIDGFVHNTLKIKP; this is translated from the coding sequence ATGAAAAAAGCACTTAAGGTTCTTATTGCAGTCATTTTAATAGGCGCAATCATTTATTTATCAGGCCCAAGGCCACAGCACCCCATTTACAATACCGATCTTCCGGCTGTTCCGGAAATTGCCCGGCTTGACGATTATGTCAGGCAACTGGAGTCGAAACATAAAATAAAACCAGGTAATGAGGCCGAGATCGTTTGGGCAGACAGCAGCTTAAAACAGCAATCTGAATATGCCGTCGTATATCTGCACGGTTATACTGCTTCTAAGGAAGAAGGAAACCCTGTACACTACCACCTGGCCAAAAACATTCATGCCAACCTGTACCTTGCACGACTTGCCGACCATGGTATTGATACCGTTGCCGCAATGGAATATTCGACAGCAGACCGGCTTTGGGGAAGTGCCAAACAGGCCTACGAAATAGGAAAACAGCTAGGCAAAAAAGTTATTCTTGTAGGCACATCTACTGGGGGGACTTTGGCGCTTAAGCTTGCAGCGACTTATCCCGAGGTATATAGCCTCATCCTGATCTCGCCCAATGTCAGGATAAATGACAACCTGGCCTTTATGCTCAATAATCCCTGGGGGCTACAGATTGCCAGGATAGTAATTGGAGGCAAGGAAAGGACTTCGGAAGAGAAAAAACCCGAATATGCAAAATACTGGTACACCAGCTACCGTTTAGAGTCGGCAGTACAGCTACAGGAACTGGTAGAGACCAGCATGAACAAGGCAACCTTTGAAAAAGTAAAGCAGCCCACATTGTTATTGTATTATTATAAAAATGAAGAAGAGCAGGATAAAACCGTTAAGGTAAGTGCTGAACTCTGGATGTTCGACCAGCTAGGCACCCCTGCTCGATTAAAAACAAAGGTAGCTATCCCGAATGGAGGAGATCATGTTTTAGGCTCTTACATTACCTCGAAAGATATCCCTGGGGTAGAAGGGGCGATAGATGGCTTTGTACACAATACCTTGAAGATAAAACCTTAA
- a CDS encoding polyprenyl synthetase family protein, giving the protein MPGINQIKLPIAADIAAFEEKFKASMHSDAPLLDRITHYIVKRKGKQVRPMFVFFAAKLCGGIIESTHRGAALVELLHTATLVHDDVVDNAYERRGFFSINALWKNKIAVLVGDYLLAKGLLLSVHNSEFRLLQIVSEAVKQMSEGELLQIEKVRRMDISEELYFDVIRQKTASLIASCCACGAASAGADEATIEKMRLFGEKVGIAFQIKDDTFDFGTDDVGKPLGIDIKEKKVTLPLIYALNRAEKSEKKRIINLVKNHQDDPVKIQEIIDFVNARQGVHYANEKMIQYQQEAFDILYSFEPGDARTGLEQLVRYTTERKK; this is encoded by the coding sequence ATGCCGGGAATAAATCAGATAAAACTACCAATAGCTGCAGACATAGCTGCCTTCGAAGAAAAATTCAAGGCCTCCATGCATAGTGATGCACCTTTGCTTGACCGGATTACCCATTATATTGTGAAGCGGAAAGGTAAGCAGGTCAGGCCAATGTTCGTTTTTTTTGCGGCTAAGCTTTGCGGTGGGATCATAGAATCGACCCATAGGGGAGCTGCACTTGTAGAACTGCTGCATACTGCCACACTTGTTCATGATGATGTGGTAGACAATGCCTATGAACGCCGTGGCTTCTTTTCTATCAATGCCTTATGGAAAAACAAGATTGCGGTTTTAGTAGGAGATTACCTGCTGGCCAAGGGGTTATTACTTTCTGTTCATAATTCCGAATTCCGTTTACTGCAGATTGTTTCAGAAGCGGTAAAGCAAATGAGTGAAGGAGAGTTGTTGCAAATAGAAAAAGTCAGAAGAATGGACATTAGCGAAGAACTGTATTTTGATGTTATCCGTCAAAAAACGGCTTCCTTAATTGCTTCCTGCTGTGCATGTGGTGCTGCGTCTGCAGGTGCTGATGAAGCAACTATCGAGAAGATGAGGCTTTTTGGTGAAAAGGTAGGAATCGCTTTCCAGATTAAAGACGATACATTCGATTTCGGTACGGATGATGTAGGCAAGCCACTTGGGATTGACATCAAGGAAAAGAAAGTTACCCTCCCTTTGATCTATGCCTTGAACAGGGCAGAAAAGTCGGAGAAGAAAAGAATAATTAACCTGGTAAAGAATCATCAGGACGATCCTGTTAAAATACAGGAAATCATCGATTTTGTAAATGCCCGGCAAGGGGTGCACTATGCCAATGAAAAGATGATCCAGTACCAGCAGGAAGCTTTTGATATTCTGTACAGCTTTGAACCTGGTGATGCCAGGACTGGTCTTGAACAGTTGGTACGTTACACTACAGAGCGGAAAAAATAG
- a CDS encoding UpxY family transcription antiterminator: MENAQQEKNWYVVVTYPNLERKALLNLLKNNFIAFLPLQKVQRKWSDRKKTIEIPLFPNYLFININEKDRFEALDIYGVKRYVTFGGRPAFISETDILNIKRIVESVDLYIEHSLVKGDAVKIIGGPFKDMIGILFKKSGQARFGIRVESMNQTLSIEICHTLIRKVF, from the coding sequence ATGGAAAACGCTCAACAAGAAAAAAACTGGTATGTTGTGGTTACGTACCCGAATCTGGAAAGAAAAGCTCTTTTAAACTTATTAAAAAACAATTTTATTGCCTTTTTACCCTTGCAAAAGGTGCAAAGAAAATGGAGTGACAGGAAAAAAACTATAGAAATTCCGTTGTTCCCTAATTATTTGTTTATCAACATAAATGAAAAAGACCGGTTCGAGGCGCTAGATATTTATGGAGTAAAACGCTATGTCACTTTCGGTGGTCGTCCGGCTTTTATTTCAGAAACAGACATATTAAATATTAAAAGAATTGTGGAGAGTGTTGATTTGTATATTGAGCACTCTTTAGTGAAAGGAGACGCGGTTAAAATAATTGGAGGGCCTTTTAAAGATATGATTGGGATTTTGTTTAAAAAAAGCGGTCAAGCCAGATTTGGAATCAGGGTAGAATCGATGAATCAAACACTTTCTATTGAAATATGTCATACTTTAATTAGAAAGGTTTTTTAA